The sequence GCCGAGACGCCGCACCGCGTCGAGCTCCTCGCCGGCCGGCCGGCCTACAGCCTGGTCCTGACCGGCCCCGTGCGGCGCAATACCGTGTTCTACACGCCCGAGGGGCCGAAAGAATGGGGCGAATACATGCGCTGGATTGTGCGACAGCGCGCGGAGGCTGGCCCGCCGGGCCGAGCGCATGCTGAGGGCGCGCCTGCGGCGCGGCCGTTAAACGGCTGTCCCGTAGAAACGCCCTGTCCTCGTCGCCACGGCAGTCCCGTAGGGACGCCCTGTCCTCGTCGCCACGGCTGTCCCGTAGGGATGCCATCAACCCGTGAGGAGATTCATGCCATGTCAGCGAGTATGACGAACTTCCTGCTCCTCACGCATTCGACTTAACCGCCGAGCTGGCTCGGCGCGGAACCATTCCGAGAAACCATCCAACGCAAAGGAACAGCCATGCGACGTCGTCCGTTGACCTCGGCTCTCAGCCTGCGGCATGCGGCCGCGATGATGGCACCCAGCGTGCCAACTCCTTTGAAGTACCTGAGCTTGTTGCAGCTCTATATCGACGCCGGCTACACGGCCACGATGTCGTTTTGCAAAGGCGCGCAGTTCGTGGCAGCGGGATCGCAATATCTGCAAGCCGCGCATTCCGCGTCGATCGATTTCAGTACCGGTACCAATGCCAACAAGTTCTCGGTCGAGTTGTGGCGCAATACGACGTCGATCGGCACGCAGCGGTGCTATATCTCGAAGGATCTCGGCAATACCGCAGGTAAGCACGGTTGGGCGATCCGCTCGTCGGGAACGATCGGACAAGAGAGCCAGGTCGAATTCTGGATCTGGAACAACACGGCCAATGCCTATGCCGGGATCGTCACGACCAATGCGCCGGGCAACTGGTCGAGCTGCGTGGTCACAGCTGACCTCACGGTTCCGACGGTGAACATGTATTTCGACGGCTCGACAACGCCGGCCACCACTACGCCAACGGTCGGCACGCTGGCGGCGTTGGCCACGGGCCAATCGGCGCCCCTGTTGCTCGGCGCGTGGAACGGTTCGGGCGGCATCGCGAATCTCTATGACGGCGTGCTGGCCAGCGTTCGCTTATGGCGCGAAGTCATTCCGACGGTGATCGTGCCATTGCTCTTCAATGCCGGTTTTCCGTTGAGCTATGCCCGCTTGACGGGTGGCCAGAAGACCAATCTCGTCGCCGCCTGGGACCTGACCGAAAGCGGCGGCACGCGCAGCGATGCAACAGCAAACGCGAACCATCTGGCAGAGCAGAATGGCCCCCTCGCCCAGGCGCAGCTGTGTACATCGCTCGACGACCGCGGGCCGAGCGGATACCAGTTTTTTGCACCGCGCTTCAACTACGCGCCCCTCTGGATCGCTCTATCTCCGCTCAACAACCTGCCGGCGCTGCAAATGTGCGGCCAGCATTGGATGCGCGCCAGCGCGCCGGGATTCGGTCGCAATCTTCTTTCGGGCGATATTTTCACGGTCGTCCGCCCGACCGACCTGTCGATCCTCAACTTCGACTATTCCATCCTCACGGCGGACAAAGAGACCTACGACGGAAACTTCACTTACATGTTCCCATTGTTTTATAACTCCACTCTTCAGTTACGTATCCGCCGCGACGCCGCCACGGCGACAAACGGGCAGGTTCGTGGCACGACCACGGTTACTACGGGAACCACATACGTCACCAATCAACGCGGTTTTGGCGCCGGTGGCACGGCCAGCCTTGCATACCGCCTCAATGGCGTCGCCGACCCGATCGATCCTTCGTTCGGTAACTTCGCTGCCAACACCGGCAACACCCAGAGTCAGTGGTATGCGACACTGGAAGGGGTCGATTCGCTCATTCTGGGTGGACTGAACTACGACTCGGGTTCTCCCCTCGAAGGGCCGTATACCGTGCAGGACCGCTTCGTGGGTTACCTGTCTACCGTGCTCATTTATGGAGGCACCGTGGCCAACGGAAGCCTGACGGATGCTCAAAACCTGGATGTGGAGAATTGGGCGCGGCGGCTTGCGAACGTATAAGCACGTTTGCATCGCGTACACGCGATCAAGGATCGGCTTTGGCACGCTGATAAAACAGTTCCAGGATGCCCGCGATGACGTCCGCTTGTTCGGTCTCCAACAGTAGCGCAAGTTTGTCGTGCAGCTCGCGCTTACGATTGATGGCCTCTGCGGCGCGCAGCGCGCCTTCGCTAGTCAGCGCCCCGCCCATTCCCATGCGGCTGTACAGCTCGTCGAAGTCGGCAACGCACCATTCACTGAATAGCTCCGGACGGCTGTCCAATAATTCATCCACGGTTGGATTCGTATGACGATCGAACTGTTTCCGCCCCGCCAGAAGTGGGCTTTGGAAGAACTCGTTCGTCTCGACCCCCAATCCCTGCGCCAACTGATGCAGGGTCCGCGCGTGTGGTTTGGAACTGGCACCGGCCAGAATGCTTTTCACCGTACGCTCGTCGAGCCCTGTGCGCCGTGCAACGTCCAGCACGGTCAGGTCGAGCTGCGCCATCAGACGCCGGAGATTGTGGGCGAAAGGCTGCATGGAGGTGTCAGGCTGCGTGGTCGGCGTTGTTGGCGCGGGATTTATGCCCTTTTTGCGTTGACTCAGGTAAGTGTACTAATGTATACTTCAGGCAAGGGCAGAGGTCCAGACGTTTCACCGTCAGAAGTTGGACGAAGACGGCTCGACGACGAGACAATCGCGTGAGACGGGCGCACGGCGCCGCGGCGTTGCGCCGACAGGGGCGGTGCGCACCGCGACGTCCGGGGAACAACTGCGCGCGACCTTGAATCCTGCCCTGCGCCTCATGAATTGGGTGGGTGACTCATCTCGTGGGGCACAGCCACAAACGCACGTAAGGACATGGGCGAATGACGATCAGAACTGCGACCGCGGAACGATACAGAATCTGGATCGCGAAATTTCAAGACTGGCAGCCGCGATCGTGGCGCGATCTTCCGCGCGAGGCGGTTGCCGTCGAGTTGGCTGAGTCCGGCTGTTTCAGCGCGAACGATGCGCTCGCCTATATCGAGGGTTTCAATCGCGTAGCGATCGGCCGATCGGATCATCGCTGGGCGGTTGCCATGCCCGTGATCGCGTACGAGGGGGATCCCGCGCCCGGGGAGCTTATCTTTCCGCGGAAGACCGCCATGGCGCCATCGGCCGGCTAAGGTCGCCGCGTCACGTGCCGCCGCAGCGCGCGCCCGCTTATCGAAGCGCCGTGCGTCATTTTGTCTTCGCGCCGCGGGGCCAAGGGTCGGGCCAGTCTCCCCAGCGGTCGAGATACATGCGGTAGGCGCGAACTTCGCCGGCCCGAGCGGTGAGCCAGGACTTGGTTTCGGCGATGATTCCCTGCTCCTCGTCCAGCGACAACCGTCCCAGCAGCACGCGAGTGCGCAAGAAGACGAAGTACGTATCCAGCACGTCGCATCGGCAATAGTCGTGGATGTCGCTGACCTTTCCGGCATCAAAGAGGTCTTGCACCATGTGCCCTTCGACATCCATTTTGCCGGGCTTGCCGAGCAAATTGGCCGCCAGGTTCAAACCACCGGTAAAGCGCGTGCTGCCGAAATTCGTCAGCAATTCTTGCAGGTCAATATGGGCCTCGAGGTTGTAGCGGTTCCTCGATTGCTCGAAGCTCTTGGCGGTCAGATTGAACCAGCCCGGCACGCTCAGCCCAAAGCGAAAGGCCGACAGCTCCAACAGTGGCAGATCGAAGGTCCGTCCGTTGAAGCTGACGAGCGTCGGCCGGCCGTGCTTCTCCCAGCCACGCCAGAAATTCTCGGTGATCACGTGCGGCCGGGATTCCGCCTCGTCGAGCACGGCCATGTCCTGCAGGCGGAACTCCGCATCGACTTTGGCCACGGCGATCGACGTCGGAAGGTGATACGTGTAGGGAACGAAGTCGCTCTCGTACTTTGCCATCAGCTCCTTGCGGTATTTCGTCACCGCGGCCTTGGCCGACAGCTTCTCGCCCGGATAGATCAACCGCGCGACGAGATCACCGTCGGCGATGCTTTCGATATCGAAGACGAGATAACGCGTCG is a genomic window of Pirellulales bacterium containing:
- a CDS encoding helix-turn-helix transcriptional regulator, whose product is MQPFAHNLRRLMAQLDLTVLDVARRTGLDERTVKSILAGASSKPHARTLHQLAQGLGVETNEFFQSPLLAGRKQFDRHTNPTVDELLDSRPELFSEWCVADFDELYSRMGMGGALTSEGALRAAEAINRKRELHDKLALLLETEQADVIAGILELFYQRAKADP
- a CDS encoding 3'-5' exonuclease, whose protein sequence is MAATRYLVFDIESIADGDLVARLIYPGEKLSAKAAVTKYRKELMAKYESDFVPYTYHLPTSIAVAKVDAEFRLQDMAVLDEAESRPHVITENFWRGWEKHGRPTLVSFNGRTFDLPLLELSAFRFGLSVPGWFNLTAKSFEQSRNRYNLEAHIDLQELLTNFGSTRFTGGLNLAANLLGKPGKMDVEGHMVQDLFDAGKVSDIHDYCRCDVLDTYFVFLRTRVLLGRLSLDEEQGIIAETKSWLTARAGEVRAYRMYLDRWGDWPDPWPRGAKTK